The genomic window tgtgctgccgccaggccatccctctaacaacccacacatcctgttatttttcggcgacgccagcctcaccccgcagccgaccagtcagcgctcgtactcccctcagcgtgggcatccgctgtggTGGCTTCACTGGCCCCAGgtggttcccttcctgggcctcgccctcgtccaccgcgtttgtgctctcggcgtcgcgaggtcaacatggtcaacaaacaacagccatcggaagaggctgacagtaggggcccacacagggaaatgcctccttattaagcacaaaataatgattcctccacctgatagctgggacccatcggaagggcctctgtatttcacgaaaaaaagttcccctcgctgtcagctcggacccaccggaagtgcctccttattatgcacaaaaaaatgaataccccctgctagctgggacccaccttggtgggaggctgacttgttggtctactaagttgacggggacggagggctttgtcaacttagtcaatatgaacgattctagctccagtaaccgtacgatgtccatccaacggtcgtagtgcttcttcaacctctggtcttcgtgctctagccgcccaaagcagcgcgtgtcgtgctgcatgctcctgcctctcgtggccggctgtgctgccacggaggcctcaccgccccctactattcccaccgctggccaggccctgcggcaacggtatcctcacaccgcagccgaaccagtgaaccctcgtactcctcaccgcgcgggcttccactgtcgtgtcttccccggctccgcgtcgtccccttcctaggcctcgtcgtcgtccaccgccctggagctcttggcgcagcatggtcaacgtggtcaaggaacgacttccatcagaagagtactgtacatggagaggctgacagctgggtcaacggcGGCCGCAAGgcagtgccttcttattacgcgcaaaataactattcctccacatgacagcggggacccaccggacgggccaccgtatttcgtgaaaaaacgtttcccccctgactgctgggacccaccagctacatcttcgcacgcaaggaaatgcgtccgggcaaaaaaaaaacgattcgtccccctgactactgggacccaccagctacatcttcgcacgcaaggaagtgccagactatcgggacccacctggtcaaagcgtatgtagcgttgtcattctggtcgcgaacgtgtacgtacatactgatcgatgtagaggcgcgcacatgtcgtagtagaggcgcgcacgtagcatgtacacatacatacagtggccaatgtgcaagaaagaaaatacggccacgtacgtacatacgggcggggtctcgaatgcctactcgcgcatacttacagccagggctcgtgtacatggctgggtccgaacggagaaacaacatcgtcgccgttttcatggggaggcaacggaacacgtgggagccaaccggcttggacgaaacagccgatggaaacgaggcctggtgtaccgcagaacggaggaaacagccttgtgttcgaccggccacgagatcttgttcatcgggaggggtctgacatatcgcaaaacggaggaagcggacttgtgttggacctcctacggtcgaaacggggtcatgttgatcaggaggggtgtggcgtactacaaaacggaggaaacagatttgtgttggagcgctacagtcgaaacgggggtcctgttcattaggaggggtgtggcgtaccgcaaaacgggactccacgcgatactgttcatctcctccgtcaacctcctccagcctccatgggctactgttcatccaccgtcaacctcctccagcctccacctacgactgttcatccacgggctcatgttcatccagcctccaccgcgcgctactccaccggctactgttcaaccagccctctccacgggctcctgttcaaccacccctccacgggctactgttcatccaccactccatcgtctactgttcatccagccttccacagggtcctgttcgtccagccccaaccggctcgatcgatcggggtcctgttcatccagaggcaacaccacagggtcatgttcatccacctccaccgggaactgtttatccaaaccccccagcaacgctcactgttcatccagaggcagcatcgatcgcttcagttagcagcagtagtgaaggaatcgctcgatcgggttcagttaatagccatcgatcgaccgctcgggttcagtaacgcgtagccttcagtaggcgaacgcctcgctcgggttcagttagagcccaacgtctcgcacccatgcgcgtgcgtgtacgagagaaacgcgcaaacctccgtgcatcgctcggccccgaccatccaccgtaaccgggaacaccccgatattttcctcgccctcgcttctaccatggttttttccgtcatggacggcccaaagaatgtcatgcagctgcgtctccggcgcgcccattttctgtcatgattttttatcatagaagtaggagcccaccacatctatgatgataccgggttttgtcacaattatcgtcatagaagtgtcataagtatgacaggaaaaaaaatcgttcggcccaaaatgtcagagatgtgtcttttttttagtgcaGCCCGGCCCTATATGCTAGTTGGCCTCCTTTAGCTAGATCGCAACTGTGCAAACGAttggtttctcaaaaaaaaaaacagtgcAAACAATTTGCCTCAACCCCCTAAAAAAATCTTTGCATATAATTTATTCTCATTGTTCTAAAGAATAAATTATTATCAACACTGAAAAATAATAGTAGTAGTATAATTTATTCTCACAAATAAAATATCTGCACATAAAACTACTCTGTATTTTTCATAACTTGCGTAGGTGTAATGTAGGCGATGGCTCCCCAATGCACCAGTGTTTTTTTAAACAATTCAAcatatgatttttttttttgcgggtaatctATGATTTGATCTGATACAGTGCGGTGATGATTGATCTTATTGAGATGATTGAAAATGAGGAGATCGGCAAAAAACAAATTTGTTCGATAAAGGGCGTTTTTATTCACTCATAATGTAGCATCAAGGGGATACAACCATGATGAGCATGTACTCGGCCTCTGCATAATTATGATACACATAGTCAAAACAAACATACACAGGAAAAAATATTGCACAAGACAGAAGCTATGCCAGGGTGGAGAGAGGAAAAATCTGAAATAAATGCCAGTATATGTTTTCAATAAGAACCCATACTTCATCATTATGTAATGTAGCTAATCAGCCGTTGTGAAGGCTGATCTAGTGCTGAATTCGAACGAGAACCATGCATAGTACTATACTAGAAGTGTACGCGCGCTTTGCCACGCGGCCTGAATATATTCAAAATTTCTCAAACGAACCTTTATTTGGCTATAACAACACTATAGCACATGATACCATTTAGATTCGGCTATTCCTTCTTAAAAAATTCTAGATGGATGGAGAGCACAGCCCACCCATTTTTTTCAAGCAACCTTTGTTTCCTCTGGATCATTGCCAACACGATAAACTCCTCGGTCATTCCTCAACAGACAACAAATACGTGCAGAGATGTATCCTAACATACTAACATCTAAGTGGATATTCTCTTCTTAGGAAAATGGCAAAAATGAACATATAAATCGTACCATGAGTCACATATAACTATAACTGCGATATTTTCTCTTACTGGTTATACCCCTTTTATCTAAAAAGAAGCGCAATCCATTTGTCGCCACTCTTCATAGAAACAACACCTTTTGGACAGGACTACGTTGATTAAGATTCAGACAACCATGGTAACAACCAAAAACCTGCTAAAGAAAATAGCATTACCTCCATTGCATAGTAAACTGGTCAAGTAATAATTAGCACTATGCAGTTCCAGGATTATAATAACATCAGCAACACTTTACTGTTTTTGTTAGTGGTAACTATGAAAACAGATTGGTTAGGAAACATGAGTTACCTGAAGCTCACACCTGATTCATGATGATAATTGGGGTTTGTTACTACTCTCTTCTAGTTCCTCCTTGTTCACTCTTCTCCCTTGAGCTCCTCTTTAGGACAAGAAGACTGGTTACACTGAGAATCATGCCGCAAATTTCAAGCGTTGATAACTAATGATCAAAAGGAGCGGACTAACAGGCCGGATTAGGTAAGCATGAGCTAAATTATTCTCCATTACATCTACAAAAAGGCATGGTTTCTGTTACACTTCTCTATACTCAAAACTGGACATAATTTTGTTGGACATGAATGGTGTAGTCTAATATTTCCTGAATTCCTTGCTGGAGATAGTGAGTTGCATCTCTCCTTAATTTCCTTCCAACAAAGAACGGGGTCCTATGGTTTGTATGGAAAAAATAGAAATGAGAAAGATTTTGAGGACCATGGGGAATAAATGAAAGGAGATGGACATAAAAAAAAGTTATGGCGTATGCTTTCAGTTTCATTTTGGAATTGTGTGAAACAGACATGGAAACTCATGAACAAGTAGTTCCAGAACCTATACCACATTTATCAACAATTAAGAAAGCCCGGCAAAGTTATTTTACCTCTGGTTAAAACCCGAATAAATAATCTAGGAATGCAGATAAATTGCATGCATGTACATGATCAATATTCAGGGAAAAGGCAAGTTAACATCCAGGTGAGACCTTATCTGCAACAGTTTTTCATAATTTAAAAGTTTGTACCGAACCAAAACAGTAATAAGACATTATTGGGCGCTCCAATCTTTCCATGGAATCACAAACCTATCTTTTCATAGAATCGCAAAGTTGTGCTGTACACAGGGATGGCGGGTTGTATCTGCAACAACATGGAGATTTACAGCTAACTATATATGTGGATTAATTTCAAGTCTAACTGAATCTATCGACTATCCACTGAACTCTTGCATGCCATGTTACTTTTGCAATGGCATGGACTCCTGAAGCTACCTTCATAACATGAACAAGCTTTAGGAGTAAGGTTGTACAATCAACAAAGCCACGAAACaaaatcaaaaaggaaaaaaaggtttGGTAATCAAAGAGCCTGCTTTGGCAGCCAAATCTGAACGCTAAATTAAGCACATGTTCCCAGAAATGCCATCATAGATGCTCTGTTTAGGCGTCGCTGCAATGTGGACAAACTCTCTGTAATACCATCATAGATGCTCTGTTTAGGCATGGATTGACGTAGAGGGAAAATTTATACTCATAATCTGTAAAACTATTTCCCCTCTTCTATAATGCATCGGCAGAACACTTGttgtttcctcaaaaaaaaaagcaGTTAGCACACCAAGGATTCTCAACATCTACACTGGAATTTCATAGGAATAGCTTGGAAAAAGCATCACTTATCGCATATAACAAAGAAATTATGAATAGCCATGACCCAATGAAACACTAATCTGAAACCTAAAAAACCCAGCTACACAGGCCATTTCTTTGAAGAATAGTTATAATCGAAGGCCTTCATTTTAAGTACATCTAGATTCCAAGGCCCTTTATTTGGAAGAACAACTAAAATGCAGTGCTTGGTTCGGTGCCTGATGCCTGGATCTTCTTGATGCGTGCGTTCAGATGCATAAGACGGTCCAGCTATAGCTATTACTATTACTTGGGCCAGGCCTAATGACAATTCTCATTGGTGCAGCCATACACAGAATATATTACCTGAACCACCACCAACGCGTGAACATCAAACCATGGTACTGGCACAACAGAGGGATGGTGGTTTTGCTGATGCTAGCCATTCCGTCGAACACCTCCTGTGCCGCACGAGAAGGTCGGCATCCTACACATTGGTCAGCGAGCTTGGGAGGCTCGGTGCTTACCGCAATAAACAACATATATATCTCATTTCTCAGCTTTTCGTCGACATGCGCTAGGCCAGGCAATAATGGACGCTAGGAGTACCATTGTGCCATGTCGCTTCCCACAGCTGCCCTCTCGCTCTAGGCCATGTTGCCACCAGCACCGCCGCTGCGTTCCCTCCGCGTCGACCACCTCCACGTCACCCATCTCTGCCATAGGTTGGTTCGCGTGCTCGGCAAGGATCATCGACGGCGCCGCGAATGCCTCGGAGGAGCCCTTGTCCGGTGGCGGCGAGAGTGAGGCTCGTGGCGGCTTCCTGCGCCCCAATCGACTGCAGTGACGGTGATGCTCTTGGCGGCCTCCTGTGAGCCCAGAGGTGCCGGCGAGTGTacggccctgtttggttcataagtcctaggactttttttagtctcaGCTTATAAGTCTCAAGTCCCTAAAAAATTCCTACTTGTTTGGTTCCTGAaacttataagtccctataagaccatattacaattataagtctctataagactctccttaagagtcttatttcataagttccAAATGCCCATTTTAAGTCCCTATAAAttcctcctgtttggtttagatgggacttatagggacttttttaagtccctaaaccaataagtccctgaaaacaaacaccctctaCGTCTCGTGGCGGCCTCCCGTACGCCAAGCGACCGCAGCGAGGGCGAGGCTCTTGGCGGTCTCCCCTATGCCAAGCAACGACGGCGAGGATGCGTTCTTGGTGGCCTCCTGCGGCGTTGTGAGTAGCAGCCTCATGGTGAGGAGCAGCGCGTCGTGGATGTCCCATGAGGGCTGAGGGTCAGCTTGCTGGCGAAGAGTTTCCAACGGCGTGAGGAGCAGCGTTGTACCTGCTTCCGCGTAGCACGCAGCCGATGCCTATGAGGTTGCGGCGCCACCGTCTCGTGCTGGCTAAATCAaatcaaaggggaggaagagggatGAATACCAGAAGACGGGAAAGCATCAATAGAAGGAGGCAGCAAAAGCACCTGTCCCATCGGAGAGGCCCAGACCCATGAATGCCTAGCCGCGAGGCACTCAGGCTACCTCGCGCCGCCGACCGCCCCCGTAGCTCCTCTCCACAAAGAAAAATTGCACAAGAGCGCCACCAGTTTTTCCCTTCGCACCCCGCCCATAGGTGAGCTCAATGGGACGCGTGTTCCCAAAGTGTAGCGGCCCAATATACCTTGGCTGGTTCAAGGCGGTTCATAATGAGTCAATATAGGCTGACAAGGTGGTCCCACGCACCCTTCAACGCCTCGATTCACCCCAGAGCTGCATTTTAAGGGAGCTTAGGGcatgtttggttccaaataagtcaccaacttataagtcgaaaagtgaaaaaagtgacttattttgccaaacagacctGATTTATAAGTGActccaacttataagtcataagttgctccaccccaacttagggcctgtttggttctaATAAGTCAcccgacttataagtcaggtgatttaaaaccagtgacttataagtcacgcctgtttggttgtcacctgacttataagtcacctgacacACCTTTCCACACCAATCAACATTATGCAGGTGGTGGAACCAACGCAaaaggggtgacttataagttttaagttggggtggagcaacttatgacttataagttagggtgacttataagtcgggtctgtttggcaaaataagtcacttttttcacttttcgacttataagttggtttGATTGGTGTGGAAAGGTGTATCAGGTGACctataagtcaggtgacaaccaaacaggcgtgacttataagtcactggttttaagtcacctgacttataagtcaggtgacttattggaaccaaacaggcccttaaaACTTATACGTCACCCCTTTTGCGTAGGTCCCATCACATGCATGATGTGGATTGGTGTGGGGAGGTGtatcaggtgacttataagtcaggtgacaaccaaacagacgtgacttataagtcactggtttaggtcacctgacttataagtcaggtgacttattggaaccaaacaggcccttagtATCTGTACTGATATCACCCTTTTTTTTTGCCGTGCAGTACCATATTACGAaaagctactacctccgtcctggtttataggtcccctttgcagtttgtgccaaactttgactaaagatttaactaacaaaatgatAATGTATGTCAagaaaattatctcattggattcgtatttgaacatagttttcaaaaatataatatttggtgacatgcatgaacattttgttagtttaatctatggtcaaaatttggcacgaaatacaatggggaccaataaacccggacggagataGTAACTACTTATATGTAGCCCGGAATTAAACAAACAAGTTCACCGTACATAGCACAAAATTAAGTCTCTACTGAGAAACAATTACACTTCGACCCTCGTGTGAGTACAATGGCAGCAATCGTGTATGTGGTAAATGAGGCCACAATTGCAGCAACGCGGACCATCAAATCCAACCATTATTTGAGACCATTTTGCGCTACCGAGATGGTACTGGAAAGGATAACCGTTGCAAGAACGTACAATAGTATCGCTCTTAACTGCAGGCATCGCTCCATAACTGCTAGTCATACTCCTTGTGATGAGAATATCGCTATCTTTGATGTTCATGCTCGGATTGATATCAAGGAACGGAGTATTGCCTCCTATGCTTGTTACTGGGGCAATTTTGCCCACGGCAAGATCGGATACCCGATAAACCACTAGCTTGTTTGTAGCAACTAGCGGCATATGGTCAAAACCGGCCACTAGGATATCTGAGCCACATTCCGCTATGGTGAAGGAACGAAATTTGCTTGTCGAACACGTGGCAATCAACTTTGGTGGTAACAAAGAAGGCGGCATTGCCCCATACTCATAACTGGGCGGGTCAAGTTGTAGTATCGGACATCCGCTGCTACCTGTAGTATGAGGCTCCAGTATATAAAACTTTCATTGGAGTGATATGGGTATGGACAAGGGTGAGAGGCTCCAGTTCGAGACCCTCCAGTGCTGGTCCATGGCGGTAGCGAAAAATACGCGGCGTATATATTGATGCACGATCATGACCGTGACGACTCCATCCGCGCTCACGCTCAAGGATGCGGCGAACTTGAGCAACACCGAATCACACCGTCCCTCTACACCTAGGTTCCAGTGGGGTTTCATGAGCGGAAGGAGCTTCACAATGTCGCCGGTGAAGGGGTGAAGGAGCAAGGTCATGGTGTTGGCTTTGTAGAGGACAAGGAGGCCGTTGACCGAATCAAGGACACGGCAGTCCATCAAGAGAGGCAGCGAGACACAAGCGAAAACTCCAGTTGCGAGATTCAGAAAACGTCCATTGTCGATGCGAGGGTGAATGCCATGACCCTCGGGCAAAGTCATCCACCGTCGCGGGTGAAAGCGTGGATCGGCAATGCCACGTCCGTGTGGACAGACGGTGCTGGACCGCCAGTGCGCGCACACGGCCCGGAAGCAGACGTAGTCTAGCAGGTCTTCGGCCAGCACCTGCCAGCTGATGAGGCAGACCAAATCTGTGGGGAGAGAAGACCACTGTGGAGTCACGTCGCCGGAGGCGAGTGCAACTATGGCTGGAGGGGGGCGCTCTGCAGTTTTGGGCGACGCCATGGATCGATATGTTTGGCGGCGATCAGCAACCAAACCAGGATTCAAAATGGATATATGAATTGGGCACAACAAAAAATTCCCAATCATAAAGCATCACTTAATCTTCATAAATAGTGCGAGTACACATTGTTGCGCATTTATTTATAACACACAAAGTCTCAGCTCTTCCCCACTCGTTATTAATAGAAGATTCCCGCGATACAACAATGCCGACATTCTACTGCCTTAAGCTCTGCAGAATATACTGCGCATACAGGTCCCTGcaatgaaaaaagaaaagaagcGTCATTGTAAAACCAAATACACCTTCACCGTCATCACTTATGCAGCGAAGGGAAAAATACATCTTGGTAGAGATCAACACGAAACTGTACTTACATCGAATACTGAATGGCCTCGCGGGCAGTGGTCGCAGGTAAGAACGCATCGACAGCCACCTCCTTGTTCTCATTCTTCTTGTCTAGAAGTTACGGCTAAGGATGCGAATAAATGTACCTCTAAATTatatacagtactccctccgttccaaattactcgtcgctgaaacggatgtatctagaactaaaatacatctagatacatccatacgtgcgacaagtaattcggaacggagggagtagtatataagaTACTCTGCTACGGCATGTAACAAGGAAAACAAATAAATTGGATTATGCAGGATACAGTCTTCAAAGAAGCGCTTGATCTCTTGGAGGCGGTGAGGAGACAGCTCACTGATGTCATTGTAGTGACGGTATTCAGGATCATCGGCGCAGACTGCTATGATCTTGTCATCCTTTTCGCCCTGATGACAACCAACCACCATCCTCAGTAAAACAGGGTAAGGCTATTTTCGTTCATCTCCCATTACCGCGCAGAGAATGAACAAGGAATACCTGATCAATCATGGGCATAAGGCCAATTGCTCTAGCTCGGAGGAAAGAACCAGGAATAACAGGCTCCTGTGAGAGATAAAAGAGTAACACAACGATCACTACCCCCTCTGTTTCAGTTTATAAGCTCTGCACAATTTGTCTCAAGTCAAACCCATAAGTTTTGACCATGATATTGTCAAGTTTATGAGTGCTCAACTTAAGACAAATCAGATCAGCCTTATAAAATAAAAAGGAGATACATTATGCTTGGAGTGCATGAACATCGTGAGACTAACCTGCATCAGGACCAACACATCCATTGGATCGTTGTCTTCACAAAGTGTTCTCGGAATGAAACCATAGTTGTGAGGATATACAACTGATGAGTACAGAACTCTATCAACCTGTCATGTTGTAGATCATAATAACAAAAGTACATTATGCTTTGACGAAAAATAGCAAAATAAGTTAACTCA from Triticum aestivum cultivar Chinese Spring chromosome 3B, IWGSC CS RefSeq v2.1, whole genome shotgun sequence includes these protein-coding regions:
- the LOC123068562 gene encoding soluble inorganic pyrophosphatase isoform X1, with amino-acid sequence MQCRGVNLLFLPPPPPPLVVSRGRLQPQRSRMSEEDSTSRPAPKLNERILSSLSRRAVAAHPWHDLEIGPGAPAVFNVVVEITKGSKVKYELDKKTGLIKVDRVLYSSVVYPHNYGFIPRTLCEDNDPMDVLVLMQEPVIPGSFLRARAIGLMPMIDQGEKDDKIIAVCADDPEYRHYNDISELSPHRLQEIKRFFEDYKKNENKEVAVDAFLPATTAREAIQYSMDLYAQYILQSLRQ
- the LOC123068562 gene encoding soluble inorganic pyrophosphatase isoform X2, whose amino-acid sequence is MQCRGVNLLFLPPPPPPLVVSRGRLQPQRRMSEEDSTSRPAPKLNERILSSLSRRAVAAHPWHDLEIGPGAPAVFNVVVEITKGSKVKYELDKKTGLIKVDRVLYSSVVYPHNYGFIPRTLCEDNDPMDVLVLMQEPVIPGSFLRARAIGLMPMIDQGEKDDKIIAVCADDPEYRHYNDISELSPHRLQEIKRFFEDYKKNENKEVAVDAFLPATTAREAIQYSMDLYAQYILQSLRQ